The genomic window TGGCGAGATTCCGCGAGAACTGGGTATACAAAAACTTGTAACTCTTGATTATTTTGCGTGCGCAATCATAGTTCAGAAAGCGATTGGACTGCTTCTTTTGCCACTTTGAAATACAGCGAGTCCTTCTCAATTCCAACTGACTCATATCCCACTGCTTCCGCTGCGGCTAGCGTAGAACCGGCTCCTGCGAAAGTGTCAACTACTACGCCCTCCCCAAGAGGAAGCACGCCTCTTACCAACATTCGCATGAATGCTTGTGGCTTTAAGCTTGGATGTGGCGCGATAGCTCTTTCATTCTTCCTAGTCGGAGAAGATCGGATCACATCTCCAAAGGGTTTAAAGCTATTCGGTCGACGAAAACCTCCAGTTCGCCATTTACGCAGATTATCCTGAACCCTTCCTTCGATAGGCCTACGAAATAGCAACCAGGGCTCCCACATGGATCTTGGGAGTACACTGACCCCTTCGAATTCATCGTGCGCCGCCTTTGGCCGGTCGCCACCTCGCATAGTCATCACCAACCTTACGATTTCACCCCTCCTTTCAAGACCCGCGTCTGCAATAGCGCCTGCAACGATATGGGAAAGAAGAGGATTAGAAGCAACAACAACATTGGCGCCCGGTACCAGCTTGGGTAACAGGAGCCGGGTCCAGATAAAGAAAAACTCACGGAGATACAGCTTCTGTCCATCAGTTAGAGTTGTAAATCTGGGTAGTGGCGACCGGACGTTACCGTCAAATGAAGGCGGTATTCTCCAGACTCCTCCCTTCCTGGTTCTGAGCTTCGACTGTTCTTTCCTCGAGTATTCCTGCAGACCGTAGGGTGGATCTGTGACTATAGCATGTATAGAGCTATCTTCTCGTGCATCCAGCCAGTCTAAACAGTCACCGTGAACTAACGTGGCATTTCCAATTCTGTAAGGTGTCTCCAACTCTGTATTGCCAAGTATCGTTCGTTGCAAACTGCTGTCATAATCGTCTTTGAGTCGGTAGATTCCTCTTCTTTCCCTTACAAACATTGATGGAGTGTTAAGGCGCAGATAGGATCTTATGGAAGACTCTGGCATATGTCCTTCGACCTTCGCGACTCTTTCAGCAACTTGCTTCGCCGACAAAGCTTCCGAAGAAAGCCGCATTACTCGTATTATGGCGTCCCTTACTTGCCCTGGAGCATATCGTTCATGATCATTTGCCATATTAGAATTATAGACGTCGGGACGTCGAAAGTCAACGGCTTAACTGCAAGAAGACTTAACTTTTTGACTGGAGAAATGGCAAACGGACAAATCAGGTATTTCTTCGAATGAGGCGATAAACTGACTTGACGTTTGCAGGACGATGTCTTATATATGACCATAGACATGACCATAGTCATTTGATACTGTCCGAGGACCACATGCCGACTATCTCAAAAAGCAAGCTCAAGGCCAACATGCTCCAGGTCTTCAGGGAAATCGAGGAATCGGGCGAAGAGCTGATCGTGACGCACAACCGGCGTCCTGTTCTGCGCATTCGGCCCATTGGAACAAAGCAACCGGTTGACAGGGTGTTCGAGAAACTACGTGGGAAAGTTGTCTACCAAGAGGACATCAACACGCCCACCACCGACGAATGGGATGAAGTGTAATGGTCGTACTGGATACGTCCTCACTGATATTCTGGACATTGGATCCCGGCCGCCTGTCCAGGACTGCCGAACAGACAATCGCACAGGCCGGCCGCGTAGGCGTCAGTTCGATATCGATCTGGGAGATCGGCATCAAAGTAGAACGGGGCAGGCTTGTACTGCCACTTTCCGGCGGGGAATACCTGGAAAACCTGGAACAAACCAATCGGGTGGAAATACTGCCTGTGGATCTGAGTACCTGGATCAGGAATCTACAACTGGATTGGAATCACCGGGATCCTGTCGACCGGACGATCGTAGCCACGGCTTCTCTACACAACTGCCCGCTTGTGACTTCGGACAACGTACTCCGCAGTTTCTACGAGAAGGCTATCTGGTAGGACCGCACATCTGGCACCGCAGACATCGTCACACCGGCGCCGGTGCCACGTGCTCAAGCCCAAACTCTTCCCGCAGCCGATCCATCTCCGCTTTCAACTCCTCGGGATCGGACGTGTCCGGCGGTAAGCGCCGCAACAGCCGGTCGGAAGCCTCGAAGAAGCGGTCCAGGCCGGCGGGTGTGCAGATCAGCATGATCCGGGCAGGATCATCACCGTCGTTCCAAAACGAATGAGGCTTCCATCCCGGCACCGTGACCATCTGGCCGGATTCCAAAACGAAAGCGCTTTCATGGAGAAACTGGAAAGTCAAGACGCCGCGGACGACCAGGAACATTTCGATGAAGGCGTGCCGGGTGAATACGGGCGGTGGACTGTGGGGCGGTTCGACGGCCTCGATGACTGTCACGCGGCCCTCCGTGGCGGCGCCCGGGGTCATGACCCGGACGTTCTGGCCCATCAGTGTTTTGAGCCAAGGGCCTCCGGAGCCTCCGGAGCCGTCACCTTTCATGGCTTTCTCCGTACTCAAGCCTTGATCGTATCCTGCGCAGCCGATTCGCTCATCTGACGATCCGGGTCACAGTTAAGACCGCGCTCAAATCGCTTGCTCTCCCGGCGCTTCCATTACGGGCAGTCACGAGTCCGCCGGATTCGGCCACGCTCAGGACGCCGACGCGCCTCCCGCGCCTCCCCCGACCGCCATCATCTCCCGCCCTTCTTCGGCGTAGACCTTCTTGACCTCCTGGTCCACGGTGCGCCAGACGAGAAACTGCTTGCGGAGGGTGTTCAGGAAACGCCGGTTCAGCCGCTGCCAGGAGTCCACGTCTCCGCTTTCCCGGTGTATATCCACCCATACCGCGTACAGGTCGTGTTCCTGCTCCGCGGGCGCCGCGCTCAGGGCCACCCGCTGGCTGACGCCCGTGTCGTAGGGCGCCAGCCAGGTCTTCATCTCGATCATGTACGTCACCACGGCCTCCTCGCCGGTGCCCGTCAGGACCACCTCGTCTGTCATGAAGTTCCCCAGCGTGCTCTCGCCGTATGACTCGAAGAACCGCGTCAGGTAGGCGTAGAGGCCCAGCGTCTCCGTGCGGCTGATGGTGAAGGGAAACTCGAAACTCCAGTTGTCGCCGTCGGGTTCGGGGAAGGACCACTGCCGCTTCACGTCGGGCACGGCCATCTGGGACGCCTTGCCGGCCGGGTAGATCGTCGAGAGCATGACCACCGCCATGACCATGGCCGTGGAGGCCACGGCAGAAAGGGAGGAGTAGTTCAGGGTCAGGCCCGCCAGCAGCTGGTACTCCGTGATGCCCCGGGCCACGGTCTGTCCGATCAGGTAGCCGGACATGCCCCCGATGACGGCGTACATGGCCGCCTCGGCCATGAAGAGCGCGCCGATATGGGCCGGCGCCAGGCCCACGGCGCTGTACACCCCGATCTCGCTGAAGCGCTCGTAGACGGCGTTCATCATGGTATTCAGGATGATGAGCGCGGCGACGACCATGGGGATGAACAGGTTGCCCAGGCCGGACAGGGAACTCAGGGACATGGCGCTGTATACGGCGACCTCGCCTTCGACGGCGGCCACCACCGGTATGCCCAGGCGCTGCATGAAGCGCTCGATCCGGTCGCGGGCGGCTTCGTCCGTGGGAAAACGGACCGCCACGGAGCGGAGCGTGCCGCCGAGGTCGTTCACGAAGGCCTGCGGCGCCAGGATGATATTGGCGGCCGGCATGTGCTCAAACCGCGCCATTTGAACCGGTTCCTCGTCGTAGTCCATGAGGGCGAGTTCCGTGAGCAGGTCGTGGCCTGTCGCCGTATAGTCGACCGGCGTCAGCGGCTCTCCGTCCAGGTCGGTGATCCCTTCCATGACGGCCGCGTCGAACATGCCGATCACCCGGTAGGGCTTGCCGAAGATCTGGATTTCCGACCGGCCCGTGTCTTCTTCGGTCATGCCCAGGAGTTCGGCCATCTGCGTCGGAATGATGCATACGTCGGTCTCGTCCGCGGAGAACCATCTTCCCGACGTCAGCGCGCGGTCGAGGCCGCTCACCTCACCTTCACCGGGAAGCAGGCCCAGCATGGCCGAGGCATAGGTGGACCTGGGCGTTCCGTCCGCGCCCGTCCGGTCGATCTTGACGAAGGTCTGGTCTCCGGGAAGGTTCCCGGAATACCACGTCCTGGAAACGATCTGGATACCCTGGTCTTCGGCTTCCGAAGACCCGAATTCGGAGAGCACGTACTCGTGAGTCTGCTTCTGGAGCGGCGCCCAGTTAGGATTCCGCACGAGCATTCCGGTATAGGCGGCCTCCGTGTCCTGGCTCACCTTCTGCAGCCGGAGAAAGGTCTGCACGGAGGTGAAGGAAAGCACGGTAAACACCAGGAGCACCAGGGTGGCGCAGGTCAGCAGCGTCCGGGCCTTGCGCTTGCGCATGTTGCCGATACCCAGGGCGAAGGCCGTGGCCAGGGCGCTCGAACGCCGCACGTCGGTGGCCTGCACGGTTCGGTGGTCCTGCCTTACCTCGCGCATGGTCTGGCTGAACCGTCCCGATATGAGCCAGATGACCACGGCCGCCAGGGCAAAGGTGATGAAGGCGAGGAGCACGATATCGGGCGCCGTGGTGATCTGGAAGGCCGGATGGGTGAACCGCAGCACCCCGTAGGCGGCCAGGAAGATGCCGAAGGTGGTGGCGATGCGCTTGTACACGTTGGCGAAACCGAAGAGCAGACGTTCCAGGGCGTAGGCGAAGGGGATCACCAGCACCATGTAGAACAGGACGCCCTTCACGACGTCGTTGGCCGTTCCCGTCGCGTCGGGATAGGCGCGGGACTCGTATCCCCACGCGGCGCGGGCGTGCTTGACGAAGCGGTCCCATTGCAGACTCTGGCGGGCGGCTTCGGCCTGGTCCAGCAGGCGTCCCGCCTCCCGGTGGAAGTCATCGAGCCGGGTATTGTTCACGCCGACGGACTTGAGCGCGTTGATCCGCGTCTCGTCCAGGTGCCACATGTCCTTCGCGACCTGGTACGAGGTAAGGGGAATGGCGCCGATCCCCGAATCGAACCCGATGCCCTCGGGGTTGTTTTCGTCCGCGTTGGTCAGGACCAGGCGGCGGCCGAACAGGCCGGTGGACATGGTGACCTTGAACCGGCTCTCCGGCGGCATGAAGACCACGGCAGTGTCTTCTTCGTAGGAAAACCCCGTTGTCCACGCGCCCTCCTGGAAGGTCAGGCCCCATTCGAGGGGCGGATTGCCCGATTCGTTCAGCACCACGGCCTCGTTGAGCCGCGTCAGGAACCGCGGATCCACCAGGTCGTAGATATTGGTCGCCTCCGACCGGAAGACCACCGTGGGTTTCTCCTTGTCCACCCAGTCCATGGTGATTTCGAGGGGGTAGGCGCCTTCGCCGTAGGGGCCCCGGTCCGGCGCGTAGATGATCTCTCCCGTTTCGGGGTCCATGACGTAGCCTTCCGTCGGGTAGGTGCGGCCCGCCTCCAGTTCGGTGCATTCGGCCACGCCGGCGCTGTCCGCCACCACGAAGATCTCGTTCTTCACGCCGCTGATGGTCTTGTTGTAGCGGCGGAACCGGACCACGGCGCCGGGCTTGGGTTTGCTCGGGATGTAATCCTCCCTGGGATCGAATTCCACGACCCGGATGCGGCCGTTCACGAAGCGGTCTTCGAGCTGCATCTTGAAATCCGGGAACAGGCGGGGGTCGTTGACGCCGCGGCCGAACAGCTCGGTCAGCAGAACGGCCTGCGTGTACACGTTGTGGAAATTGACCCGGTCGAGGTCGTCGATGGGCGTATCCACGAACTCGCGGACGTCGAACACGGTGGCGAAGGACAGGGCGGGCAGCCCCATCCAGAAGACCAGTTCGGCGTCCAGGGCGATGTTGCCGGCGGGAAAGAACCCCGCGGTCCGGTGGCCCTGCGACGGAGAGATCACGTTCACGAGGGCGCCGGGCGGGAAAGCGCCCCGCCGGATGACGTCTTCCGCATAGCCCATGAAGGTGCGTCCGAAGGGCGTGAAGAACCGCTGTTTCTCGAAGGAATCACCCCCGAAGAGGACACCGGAGTAGATGACCCCGATCTGGTCCCGGGCGCTGGACAGGTCGATGCCCGCGAAGAGCTTGATGTTGATGGGATCCTCGAGCTTGTCCGCGAAGTGGCTGGAAATGCGTGCGTGACGGTAGGAAAAATCGTTAATCCCGCTGAGCGACATGAAGTGGCCCGAGGTCGCCAGGATCAGCACCGTGCGCGCGGGAGGATGAGCGGCGAAGTAACGGGCCATTTCCAGAAGCGCGGCCACGCCGGACGCCTGGTTCGCGCCGGGGGATACGGCCGGCACGGAGGAAATGGAGTCGTAGTAGGACTCCAGTACGATGACCTCCTCCTTCAGCACCGGGTGCGTACCCGTGATCCTGCCGAATACGTTGTAGGCCGGGAGGCGTTTCCAGGTCATGCGTCCTCTTGCCCGGACGTTTATGGCGCCGTGGGCTTCCAGGTATTCGATCAGGGGCCGGGCCGCCCCCTTTTTCATCCAGAACCGGGGGAAGTCGAGGGGAACCTGGAGGTGCTTTTCCTCCCCGTCGACCCGCGTGGTGTGGTCGGGCTCCGCGAAGATCACGGCGCTGCCGCCCAACAGGGCCGCCCGCTGCCAGTTGACGCCGGAGTTGAAGTCCATCAGGAAGACGGCGCCGGCTGGATCGATCCCGTTGAAATCCTCCCATTCGCCGTTGCCGATGTAGTGGAGTTTCCCCGTGATGCCGCCCGGAGGCGTCGTGGAAGTGCGGACGAGGTTGGGCCACAATGCGTAGAGGGGAATCGACCGGGTTTCCAGGGTCGTGGAGTCGAGGATGGTCAGTTCGCCGCCCTCGTCCAGGGGGACGGACGAGACGAATTCCTCCATCTCCACGTCCTCGAGGCCGATTTCCCGCATGCGGTCGGCCAGGAAGTACGCTGCCTCGGTGGCCCCGGGGTAGCCGGCCACGCGGGAGCCGAAGGACACCAGGTCGGTGATGGTCTTCCTGATACGCAGGGAGTCGACCACCGCGGCCACCTGATCGTCGCCGATCGGTTCCGCCAGGATCTCCACACGCTCGCGGACGCCCGACGTCTGGCAGGCGGAGATGCCGCACAGCAGCGCCAGGCCGGCCAGACCGGCCAGGCCGACCAGGAAACCGGGTATGGTTTTCGTTTTACGCACGTCGCGTTTCCCTAGACCTTCCACTTCCGCCGCATCTCCTCCATGGAAACGGTCTTACCCTGGGTCCACGCATAATGGGCGATGGGATTCTCGCCGACCCACCGGTGGTCGACGGGTTCGCTGGCCAGCTGGTAGCGGGTATCGGTGCTGATCCGGTACCGGTTCGACGCATTGTTGATGGAACCGTGCATGGTGTACATGCCGAGGACGATCACGTCGCCCATTCTGAATTCGCTCGTCTGCCACTGCCCCCCGTACTGGTCGACCATCACGATGGGCTCGTTGGTGAAGTGGCCCGTCACGTGGTCCCGGTCCACGTCCATCTGGCCGTAGGTCTCCTTGACGGCCTCGAACTGGTGGGAACCGGCCAGGATGACCAGGGGTCCCATGTCGTAGGTGACGTCGTCCAGGGGCGTCCAGACCGTGTACAGGTTCGGCGTGCCGCGGCCCATGTAAACCATGTCGTAGTGCGCCCCCGTGTTGTCTCCCGGCCCCACGGCCCGGAGCCACTTGTAATCGAAGGTGAGGACGGGACCTCCCAGGAACCTTTCGAAGAACCCCATGATTTCGGGGGAATTGACCACGGCGAGGAATTCGTCTGTATGGGTCACCCGCTTGGCGCCGCCGAAGAAGGCCCCGCGCTTGCCGGGGGCCGCGACGCCCAGGTCGAGGGGGTAGTCCGGGTCGATCTGGTCGTTGGCGTGGAGATTCTCCAGCGCGACCCTGCGGGCTTCCCGGACCTTATCCGGATCGTGGAGACCGCGGATGAGCAGGTAGCCGTCCTCGGCCATGCGTTCCCGCAGGGCTTCCGCGTCGTCCAGCAGTTCGTTGGCTTCCCGGAGCGTGGACAGGTACTTGCCGTCCATCTGCAACTCGTCCTTGCCCATGACCAGGCGTTTGGAATACCGGGTGGTCATTGATCCCTCCGTCGTTTGTCCATGCATTGAAAAGGACGCATTGTTGGAAAAGGATTCGGATTTCCTTAAACGAGATGTCAGGTCCCGACCTGCGCCAGGAAATCGCGACGCACTACGTTACCCGGACGGCCGACGCCTCGACGGCCGCGTACAAGGTATCCCCGGCAGTTACGTTACCCGGACGGCCGACGCCTCGACGGCCGCGTACAAGGTATCCCCGGCAGTTACGTTACCCGGACGGCCGACGCCTCGACGGCCGCGTACAAGGTATCCCCGGCAGTTACGTTACCCGGACGGCCGACGCCTCGACGGCCGCGTACAAGGTATCCCCGGCAGTTACGTTGCCAGGACCGCCGACGCCTCGACGGCCGCGTACAAGGTATCCCCGGCAGTTACGTTGCCAGGACCGCCGACGCCTCGACGGCCGCGTACAAGGTATCCCCGGCAGTTACGTTGCCAGGACCGCCGACGCCTCGACGGCCGCGTACACGGTATCCCCGACGGTCAGGCCCAATTCGGCGAAGGAGTTCCGCGCCACGTGGACGGTAAGGCGCAGGCCCGCGTCCAGGTCCAGGCGAATGCGGTCCCCGTCCACCGCCGCGGCGGAGACGACGCCTTCGAGTATATTCGCGGCGTCCGGGGGAAGGGGCAGCCGGGACAACCGGACCGCGTCCGGCGCTATGGCGATGTGGACCGTTCCACGCGCAGCCGCATCCGTGCGCAACGTCACGCCGTTCTCCAGCCGGACGACCGGACCGTCCGCGGTATCCGCTACGTGCCCCTTGAACACATTCTCCGGACCGGCTTCGAGCATGCGGCCGTCGCGCATGATGAGTACTTCATCGGCGATGCGGCGGGCCTGCTCGTACTGGTGCGTCGAGAGTACCACGGTCATGCACCGCTGACGGCACGTTTCCCGGAGTATCTCTTCGATCTGCCGCCCATGGGCCGCGTCCACGCTGGCCGTGGGTTCGTCGAGCAGCAGGACGTCGGGTTCGGTGACCAGGGCCCGGGCCAGTCCCGCGCGCTGGGCTTCTCCGCCCGACAGGCTGTGGGCGGGCCGGTGGGCGAACTCCCGGAGGCCTACCTTGCCGAGCATGCCGGTCACGCGTTCTTCGATGGCCTCCTTCGCCATGCCGCGGAATCGCAGCCCGGACGCCACGTTCTCGAACACGGTGGACCGGAACAGGTACACGTGCTGCATGAGCAGCGTGACGCGGCGGCGGTACCGGCGGCCGCGGGCCGGATCGGCGCCGTGCACGGGCCGGCCTTCGAAGAGGATCCGGCCTTCCTGCGGCAGCGTCAGCAGGGCGAGCATGTTCAGGAGCGTCGTCTTGCCCGATCCGTTCGTGCCGTAAACGGCGTAGGTTCTTCCGGGGGACAGGGCGAGGCGGCTCACCCGCAGATGAAACCCGGAAGCGTAACGGTGCGCCAGGTTCTCGACCACGATGATCGGATCGGCCATCAGTCGTCGAACCCCTGCAGCCAGTGAAAGAGTATGTTCGCGCCGAAGGCCGTGAGCAGCAGGATGATGCCGAGGGCGATGGCCAGGCCGAATTCCCCCTTGCTGCTCTCGAGGGCGATCGCCGTCGTCATGGTCCGCGTGCTCCCCTTGATGTTGCCGCCCAGCATCATGGCCGCGCCTACCTCGGCGATGACCCGCCCGAAGGCGGCGACCACCGCGGCCATGATGCCGAACCGGGCCTCCGAAATCAGCGTGCGGGCCGTCTGGGCCGTCGTGGCGCCCAGCGTCAGGGCCGTCTCCGTGATCCGGGAATCGACGGCGCGGAAGGCCGAAAGGGTGAAGGCGGCCACGATGGGCAGGGCGAGGATGGTCTCGCCGATGATCATGGCCTTCGGCGTATACAACAGCTCGAGAAACCCCAGGGGGCCGCGCCGGGAGATCATGGCGTAGACGAAGAGGCCGATCACCACGGTCGGCATGGCCAGCAGCGTATTGAGCACCGTGGTAACCAGCCGCTGTCCGCGAAACCGGTGGGTCGCGAGGAAGTAGCCCGCAGGCAGTCCCATGACGGAGGCCAGCAGGATCGCGGACACCGCGACGAAAACCGAAACGCCGACGATGCCGTACACGCCGGACTCGCCCGTGAGCAGTAATCGGACCGCTTCCTGAAATCCACTGAGCAGGTAGTCCATGTTCCCTATGAAACAACAAAACGGCCCCTCGAATCAACAGGTTTTTCCCCTGCCGGAAACACCTAAATACGTTGACAGAATCACCTCGGGACTGTAGGTTGTCTGGCGTTCGGCGGGGCCATGCTCCGTTGGCGACGCGATTTGCGGACGGGCTCGCCCCTGCCGGCGCTTTCCTCATCCTTCGGACCGCGGTTTCGCATGTAACCACCCCAATCAAGCAAAGGATCAGACGATCGGATGCCCGTACTAGGGATCATTGGCGTCCTGTGGCTGCTGCTCGTCCTGGCCGCGGGTTACTGGGGTAGCCGGCGCAAGCTTGACGCGACCTTCGTCAAGGGCGTCCAGACGCTGATCACCATCGTCGCCCTGGCCGTCGCGGCCCCGCAGCTCGGCGTGTTCAAAACCGCCCTCGCGGCGCTCTGGCTCCTCCTTTTCGTCGCCGCGTCCACCCTGATGCGGCGGTTTCGCGTGCCGGACCTGGCCGGGCGGGCCATCGCCCTGGCCACCGTGGGCCTGGCGGTGTGGGGCACCGACTCCCTGAACGTCATGCTGATCCGCACGCTGATCATGCTTGCGGTAACCAGCATCTTTCTCCTCGGACTGAACCTGGGCTTCCGGTACCTGATCCGCCGCATACTCTGGATCTTCCCCGTACTCTTCGCCGTCTCGGTCATCACCTTCTCCATCATGCACGCCGTGCCCGGCGGTCCCTTCGACGCGGGCGGCGAGACCGGCGGCATACCGCTCACGCCCGAGGTGCGCGCCAACCTGATGCGGAAGTACAATCTCGATCAGCCGCTGCACATACAATACATCTCCTGGGTGAGCAACGTCGTACGGGGCGACTTCGGCTACTCCTTCCAGCACCAGAGCAAGACCTGCCAGGAACTCATCGCGCAGGCCTGGCCCGTGTCCGTCCACCTGGGCAGCATGGCCCTGGTCGTGGCCCTGACCGGCGGACTGCTGCTGGGCATTCTCGCGGCGGTGTACCAGAACACCTGGATCGATTACGTCGCCTCGCTCACGGCGGTATTCAGCATCGTCACGCCCAGTTTCGTCGTGGCCGTGGGCCTGACCGTCGTGTTCTCGCTCTGGTTGCACCTGTTTGAAACGGGGGGCTGGAATTCGCCCAAGGACTGGGTCATGCCTGTGATTGCGTTGTCGCTCGGGGACATGGCCGTGGTGGCGAGATATACCCGGTCGAACATGATCGAGGCCATCCGGGCCGACTACGTGCGCACCGCCCGGGCCAAGGGCCTCACCGAGTTCTCGGTCGTGGTGGTGCACGTGTTCAAGAACGCCCTGATCCCCCTGCTGACCATCGCGGGACCGATGATGGCCAACCTGATCACCGGGTCCTTCTTCATCGAGACGATCTTCCGGATCCCCGGCCTGGGGCGGTACTTCACCACAAGCGTATTCGCCCGGGACTACCCCATGATCATGTCCACGGCCCTGCTCTGGTCGTCGCTTATCGTCGTGATCTACGTCATCACGGACCTCATGTACGCACTGGTGGACCCCCGCATTCGGTATCGGAAGGATTAAGCATGGATCCGATCGGCACAACGGGCGAAGTCGGCATCGTCTGGGTCCTGGGCGCCGTCCTGGGATGGAGCTGGGACACCATGATCCTCGAGGTGGGGCGGATCGCCCTGGCGATCCAGTTGCTGCTCTACCTGCCCCGCATGTACCGCCTGGGCCGGAAGAACGAAACCGGGCGATGGGCGTCCTTCTGTCACCGGGCTGTCCAGCGTAAATCGCTATTCGCCGCCGTGAGCGCGGGTGCCGTGCTCGCGGCGTGGTGGCTGCTCGGCCCATGGATGGACCAGTACCCATACGGCACGGAAGACATCCCCGAGAGCCTGTCGGAATCCCTGAGCTGGGACGGCCTCGAGCCCTTCTTCTCCTGGGCGGGACTGATCTTCCGCGTCACGCTGGCCACGGAGTTCACCCTGCTCTGGCCGCGTGCCTACCGGTACTTCAAGAAACACGACAGCGGGCTCTGGGCGGACGCCACCCGGCGGTTTTCCCGAAACAAGCTGTCCCTGGTGGGACTCTTCCTGGTCCTGCTGCTGAGCAACACGGCGCTGCTCGCGCCCTGGATCGCGCCTCTGCACTATACCAAGCAGAACTTCCTGGTCGCCTGGCAGGAACCGTCCTGGATGTATCCCTTCGGCACGGACGGCCTGGGCCGCGACCTCTTCAGCCGGGTCATCTACGGCGCCGAGATCTCCATGACGGTGGGCGTCCTCGTACAGGCCATCATCTTCGCCATCGGCGTCCCCCTGGGCGCCCTCGCCGGGTACGCGGGGGGCCGCGTGGACAGCGTCATCATGCGGGGGGTCGACATCATGTCGGCCTTTCCGGGCCTGCTCTTCATCATCCTGATCATGTCGTGGCTGGGGGCCGGACTGTTCAACATCTTCATCGCCATCGGGGTAACCGGATGGGTAGGGGTATGCCGTCTCCTCAGGGGGCAGATTCTGTCTTTGAAGGAAAAGGAATTCGTCCGGGCGGCCAAGGCCATGGGCGGCAGCCACCTGCGCATCGTCGTCACCCACATCCTGCCGAACAGCCTGACGCCGCTGATCGTGGCCCTTGCCCTGGGCATCCCGTCGGCCATCTTCGCGGAGGCCGGACTGAGCTTCATCGGCATCGGCATCAGTCCGCCCACGCCGAGCTGGGGGCAGATGGTCGGGGAGAACGCCAACTATATCCGATCCTACTGGCACCTGGCGACCTTTCCCGCCATCATGATCGCCCTCACCATGCTCGGATTCCAGCTGATGGGCGACGGGCTCCGGGACGCTCTCGACCCCAAGATGAACGCGTAAACCACACTGCAGCGGGCAGCACGGCGTGCGCGGCCGTGAAAAAAAAGTAGCCATGGCCCTTGACACGACGAGATTTACCCGTATATTTAGCCGTGTCGCCGTCACGGCGGCAGCCCGAACCCTTGCAAGTTCCCCTGATTGATTCCTCAATGGAAAGCCGGATCTTCCTTAGAATAGATTCATGACGGCCGGTACCGCATTCTACGGGATTACTCCATCACCAAGGTAAGTTTCGTTTGCCCGTATCCTGATGGCATAACCAGAACCAGCACAACCGCGCGTCTCCAGACGCGACACGCCCAGGCCTGACTACCGGAAACGACCCGTTCGCGATCCGCCGTTTCCGCCGCACATAATGTTCACAACCCAGTCTGCCAGTAAATACACTCCCCACGACGCGCCCGGGAATCGGTGCCTTGAGGAACGCCCGGACGGCGGGAGTTCACCATACCTTTTCACCAAGGGAAGGAAGCATGCACATTCTGGAACTTAAGACCAAGACGCTCCCGGACCTGTATTCCATCGCCCAGGAGCTCGATCTGCAGAGCTACACGGGCTTG from Gemmatimonadota bacterium includes these protein-coding regions:
- a CDS encoding M28 family peptidase; amino-acid sequence: MRKTKTIPGFLVGLAGLAGLALLCGISACQTSGVRERVEILAEPIGDDQVAAVVDSLRIRKTITDLVSFGSRVAGYPGATEAAYFLADRMREIGLEDVEMEEFVSSVPLDEGGELTILDSTTLETRSIPLYALWPNLVRTSTTPPGGITGKLHYIGNGEWEDFNGIDPAGAVFLMDFNSGVNWQRAALLGGSAVIFAEPDHTTRVDGEEKHLQVPLDFPRFWMKKGAARPLIEYLEAHGAINVRARGRMTWKRLPAYNVFGRITGTHPVLKEEVIVLESYYDSISSVPAVSPGANQASGVAALLEMARYFAAHPPARTVLILATSGHFMSLSGINDFSYRHARISSHFADKLEDPINIKLFAGIDLSSARDQIGVIYSGVLFGGDSFEKQRFFTPFGRTFMGYAEDVIRRGAFPPGALVNVISPSQGHRTAGFFPAGNIALDAELVFWMGLPALSFATVFDVREFVDTPIDDLDRVNFHNVYTQAVLLTELFGRGVNDPRLFPDFKMQLEDRFVNGRIRVVEFDPREDYIPSKPKPGAVVRFRRYNKTISGVKNEIFVVADSAGVAECTELEAGRTYPTEGYVMDPETGEIIYAPDRGPYGEGAYPLEITMDWVDKEKPTVVFRSEATNIYDLVDPRFLTRLNEAVVLNESGNPPLEWGLTFQEGAWTTGFSYEEDTAVVFMPPESRFKVTMSTGLFGRRLVLTNADENNPEGIGFDSGIGAIPLTSYQVAKDMWHLDETRINALKSVGVNNTRLDDFHREAGRLLDQAEAARQSLQWDRFVKHARAAWGYESRAYPDATGTANDVVKGVLFYMVLVIPFAYALERLLFGFANVYKRIATTFGIFLAAYGVLRFTHPAFQITTAPDIVLLAFITFALAAVVIWLISGRFSQTMREVRQDHRTVQATDVRRSSALATAFALGIGNMRKRKARTLLTCATLVLLVFTVLSFTSVQTFLRLQKVSQDTEAAYTGMLVRNPNWAPLQKQTHEYVLSEFGSSEAEDQGIQIVSRTWYSGNLPGDQTFVKIDRTGADGTPRSTYASAMLGLLPGEGEVSGLDRALTSGRWFSADETDVCIIPTQMAELLGMTEEDTGRSEIQIFGKPYRVIGMFDAAVMEGITDLDGEPLTPVDYTATGHDLLTELALMDYDEEPVQMARFEHMPAANIILAPQAFVNDLGGTLRSVAVRFPTDEAARDRIERFMQRLGIPVVAAVEGEVAVYSAMSLSSLSGLGNLFIPMVVAALIILNTMMNAVYERFSEIGVYSAVGLAPAHIGALFMAEAAMYAVIGGMSGYLIGQTVARGITEYQLLAGLTLNYSSLSAVASTAMVMAVVMLSTIYPAGKASQMAVPDVKRQWSFPEPDGDNWSFEFPFTISRTETLGLYAYLTRFFESYGESTLGNFMTDEVVLTGTGEEAVVTYMIEMKTWLAPYDTGVSQRVALSAAPAEQEHDLYAVWVDIHRESGDVDSWQRLNRRFLNTLRKQFLVWRTVDQEVKKVYAEEGREMMAVGGGAGGASAS
- a CDS encoding phytanoyl-CoA dioxygenase family protein: MTTRYSKRLVMGKDELQMDGKYLSTLREANELLDDAEALRERMAEDGYLLIRGLHDPDKVREARRVALENLHANDQIDPDYPLDLGVAAPGKRGAFFGGAKRVTHTDEFLAVVNSPEIMGFFERFLGGPVLTFDYKWLRAVGPGDNTGAHYDMVYMGRGTPNLYTVWTPLDDVTYDMGPLVILAGSHQFEAVKETYGQMDVDRDHVTGHFTNEPIVMVDQYGGQWQTSEFRMGDVIVLGMYTMHGSINNASNRYRISTDTRYQLASEPVDHRWVGENPIAHYAWTQGKTVSMEEMRRKWKV
- a CDS encoding ATP-binding cassette domain-containing protein, which translates into the protein MADPIIVVENLAHRYASGFHLRVSRLALSPGRTYAVYGTNGSGKTTLLNMLALLTLPQEGRILFEGRPVHGADPARGRRYRRRVTLLMQHVYLFRSTVFENVASGLRFRGMAKEAIEERVTGMLGKVGLREFAHRPAHSLSGGEAQRAGLARALVTEPDVLLLDEPTASVDAAHGRQIEEILRETCRQRCMTVVLSTHQYEQARRIADEVLIMRDGRMLEAGPENVFKGHVADTADGPVVRLENGVTLRTDAAARGTVHIAIAPDAVRLSRLPLPPDAANILEGVVSAAAVDGDRIRLDLDAGLRLTVHVARNSFAELGLTVGDTVYAAVEASAVLAT